The Paenibacillus polymyxa M1 DNA segment GCTATGGGCAACAACCGCCAATGTATCCTCAAGATCCGGGATATGGGCAGCAGGGCGCTCCAGGGTATGGAACGCCGGGGTATGGAATGCCAGCAGGTGTGCCGCCGCAAGTGCCTTATGGAACACCTCATCATTATGGGGCTGTACCACCGGGACGTAATGTAAATGTGCAGCCTGTACAATTTTCTAACTTGCAGTCCGGTGGATTTCCGCAAGTGGATGAAAACAATTTAAATTTATTGATGGACATTCCCCTTAGAGTCACCGTAGAATTAGGAAGGACCCAAAAGCAAATTAAAGATATTCTGGAGCTCTCACAAGGTTCAATTATTGAACTGGACAAGCTTGCCGGGGAGCCGGTGGACATTATGGTTAACAACAAACTGATTGCCAAGGGCGAGGTTGTCGTAATCGACGAGAACTTTGGCGTGCGTGTAACGGATATTGTAAGCCAATGGGACCGAATTCAAAAATTACAATAAAAGCATAATTTAGGGAGGATTTATTTCAGATGGCAAACCGTATTTTGATCGTGGACGATGCTGCATTTATGAGAATGATGATTCGGGACATCCTGTCCAAAAATGGATTTGAAGTAGTAGGAGAGGCCCAGGATGGATCACAGGCCATTGAAAAATTCAAGGAGCTTCGTCCTGACCTGATTACGATGGATATCACGATGCCTGAGATGGACGGCATTGCCGCTCTGAAGGAAATCAAACAAATTGACCCGAACGCAAAGGTTATCATGTGTTCCGCGATGGGTCAGCAAGCTATGGTAATTGATGCCATTCAAGCTGGCGCAAAAGATTTTATCGTTAAGCCATTCCAATCGGATCGGGTTATCGAAGCCATCAACAAGACACTGGGTGTGTAAGGCGCATCCAGTATGGATACACAACAGGGTGCCTCTGACGCTTTGAGTACATCCAGCAATATAGGAAACATTGCTTGGGTCCTTTTCGTGCTAATCTTTATCATCGTACTGATCGTGTACTTGATACGGTTTTTGAGTAAAAGAAATCAGAGCTGGTTCAGCAACCGCTCCGTTCGCATACTGGGAGGCGTGGGGCTTGGCCCCAATAAATC contains these protein-coding regions:
- a CDS encoding response regulator: MANRILIVDDAAFMRMMIRDILSKNGFEVVGEAQDGSQAIEKFKELRPDLITMDITMPEMDGIAALKEIKQIDPNAKVIMCSAMGQQAMVIDAIQAGAKDFIVKPFQSDRVIEAINKTLGV